In Flavobacterium hankyongi, the genomic window CGGTTATTGAAGGTGATACAATTCCTTTTAACTTTAAGAGAGTTTATTATTTATTTGATGTTCCTAGTGGTTCTAAACGAGGAGGACACGCTCATAAGCAACAATTTGAGTTTCTAATCTCACTTAGTGGTAGTTTTGATGTTGTTTTAAAAGACGGTAAAAATAAAAGAATAATAACATTAAACCGTCCTAATCAAGGTTTACTCATAGCTGAAGGAATTTGGCGTGAATTAGAAAACTTTTCTTCTGGTTCGGTTTGTCTTGTGCTTTCTTCAGGACTTTTTGATGAATCTGATTATATAAGAGAATACAAAGACTTTAAGTTACTTAAAAAATGATTTTTTCCCTAGTTTATTTTGATTTATAATCAAAGCTTTTAATATAAAGGTAGGTAGGTTTAGTAAAACTTTTTTCTTTATTGGTAATTGTTCGTGGTTTATTTGAGAATACATTAAATTAAAATGTTCTTTGTTTCCATAAATTTTAGCTTTTATAGCGTCTGAAAAACGATTGTAATCTAAAAATGTTTTTAACGATAAATTCTTTTGTTCTAAATCTTTAAAAGCACTGTAATTTAAGCTTTTGCCAAAATCTTTAATCTGTCTGGACAATCCTTTTTCGTCATAATTGTATCGAACTAAAATAGAATTGATAAATAAAATAGAGTAGTGTAAGCCTATTCTGATCCAAAGATCAGTATCTTCTCCAGTTTTCATTTTTTCATCAAAATGGCCAACTTTTTCGAAAACAGTCTTATGTATAGCAACCGCCGAAGTAAATAGTATAGATTGTTTTAAACTGGCTTCAAAGT contains:
- a CDS encoding glycosyltransferase family 2 protein: MPFFSVVIPLYNKEEFIESTLRSVLNQTFNDFEIIIVNDGSTDKSEAKVLSFKDSRIKYFYKTNGGVSSARNFGIEKASSNYICFLDADDYWYPEFLTQFHNTIQYHSEQKVFSCAIEIQTSKIISPAVYAINQERNTQLFNYFEASLKQSILFTSAVAIHKTVFEKVGHFDEKMKTGEDTDLWIRIGLHYSILFINSILVRYNYDEKGLSRQIKDFGKSLNYSAFKDLEQKNLSLKTFLDYNRFSDAIKAKIYGNKEHFNLMYSQINHEQLPIKKKVLLNLPTFILKALIINQNKLGKKSFFK
- a CDS encoding sugar 3,4-ketoisomerase, producing the protein MTTIEDCKLIEIPRIQDRRGNLSVIEGDTIPFNFKRVYYLFDVPSGSKRGGHAHKQQFEFLISLSGSFDVVLKDGKNKRIITLNRPNQGLLIAEGIWRELENFSSGSVCLVLSSGLFDESDYIREYKDFKLLKK